One genomic window of Terriglobales bacterium includes the following:
- a CDS encoding HIT domain-containing protein yields MDYLWTPWRYAYVTTADKTPGCVFCEQQKKDDREAWIVHRARHNYIILNSYPYTTGHVMIVPYAHLDELQKLPGETSAEMMELCRRMEGVLRAVYHPEGINLGMNIGKAAGAGVAGHVHMHMLPRWTADSNFMGTVGETRVLPEALETTYQRIKERLG; encoded by the coding sequence ATGGACTACCTCTGGACCCCGTGGCGGTACGCCTACGTCACCACCGCCGACAAGACGCCCGGTTGCGTCTTCTGCGAACAGCAGAAGAAGGACGACCGCGAGGCCTGGATCGTGCACCGGGCCCGGCACAATTACATCATCCTGAATTCCTACCCCTACACCACGGGACACGTGATGATCGTGCCCTACGCGCACCTCGACGAGCTGCAAAAGCTGCCCGGCGAAACCTCGGCGGAGATGATGGAGCTTTGCCGGCGCATGGAGGGGGTGCTGCGCGCGGTCTATCACCCCGAGGGGATCAACCTGGGGATGAACATCGGGAAAGCGGCGGGCGCGGGCGTGGCCGGGCACGTCCACATGCACATGCTGCCGCGCTGGACGGCGGATTCCAACTTCATGGGCACGGTGGGCGAGACCCGCGTGCTGCCGGAGGCGCTGGAAACCACCTATCAACGAATCAAGGAGAGATTGGGGTGA